GCTTTTTCTTACCATCCAGCCTTTTTTGTTTTTGAGCTCTTGAGGGTTTTGTTGCTGTTCTTTTTTTAGGAACAATCAGGGCTTTGTTGACAAGATCTATTATCTTTTCGATGGCTTTATTTTTGTTCATCAGCTGGGTCCTGCTTTCAGAAACCGTCAGAAATAATAACCCCTCTGCGTTAATTCTGTTTTTCAGTTTTTGCTGTATCAGCTCTTTCTGGTCATCATTGAAAAACTCTGACTCTACCACTTTCCACAGAACGGTAACGGCGGTCTCCACTTTGTTGACATTCTGCCCTCCTGCTCCACTGCTGCGGGAGGTTTTGAAACTGAGTTCTTTGGAAAAGTCTTTCATTTTTTTAGATGATGAATTAAAGAGTAAAGATAAAAACTATTGATTGGTCTCCACTATTTTTTGAAGTTCAATCCGGTTTACTTTACCATTCGGTGTTCTTGGAATCTGTCTGATAAAAATAACTTCCTTGGGTTTATGAAAACTCTTCTCAAAAGGAAGCTCAGAAGTCTGTCTGATCAGCTCTTCTGATTCTTCGCCTTCTATAACCACTATCAGTTTCTGGCCCAGGCTTTCATCTTTCAGGCCTAAAAATACAACTTCATTCGGGATTTCTTTTTTCACTAAAGCTTCCAATGTTTCCGGAAATATTTTTGCTCCCCCCGAATTGATAACATGATCAATCCTTCCTAAAAATTTAAATT
This region of Chryseobacterium vaccae genomic DNA includes:
- the arfB gene encoding alternative ribosome rescue aminoacyl-tRNA hydrolase ArfB, whose translation is MKDFSKELSFKTSRSSGAGGQNVNKVETAVTVLWKVVESEFFNDDQKELIQQKLKNRINAEGLLFLTVSESRTQLMNKNKAIEKIIDLVNKALIVPKKRTATKPSRAQKQKRLDGKKKLSDKKENRRFKF